One genomic window of Brienomyrus brachyistius isolate T26 chromosome 16, BBRACH_0.4, whole genome shotgun sequence includes the following:
- the olig1 gene encoding oligodendrocyte transcription factor 1 encodes MNTSTSNSPSRRDSGLVTPLGGRASQQALPRDVSSLGMGLLPGPALSAMGAGRGPQRPGKLPRELNPEEQQELRRRINSRERKRMQDLNMAMDALREVMMPYSSPAAQHHPHHSRRLSKISTLILARNYILLLGSSLQEMRRLLGEVSVGMGVGVGRGVGLGGVTPRLLLAGNWPFLTTPGQLLFTSDSLLTSTKSSVPLQPTEEATLIQPQWSTGEGPGGQLCSCGACKLPHVIHTSPGTRYPK; translated from the coding sequence CTTAGTCACTCCTCTGGGTGGCAGAGCTTCTCAACAGGCCCTGCCCAGAGATGTCAGCTCACTGGGGATGGGGCTTCTTCCTGGACCCGCGTTGAGCGCCATGGGGGCTGGAAGAGGGCCACAGAGGCCTGGAAAGCTCCCCAGGGAGCTGAACCCAGAGGAACAGCAGGAACTGAGGCGAAGGATCAACAGCAGGGAAAGAAAGCGAATGCAGGATCTGAACATGGCCATGGATGCCCTGAGAGAGGTGATGATGCCATACTCATCTCCTGCTGCCCAGCACCACCCCCACCATAGCCGCAGGCTCTCCAAAATCTCCACCCTCATCTTGGCGCGGAACTACATCCTGCTCCTGGGCTCATCTCTGCAGGAGATGAGACGGCTGTTAGGTGAGGTGAGTGTGGGAATGGGtgtgggggtgggcaggggcGTTGGCCTGGGGGGAGTCACCCCACGGCTTCTCCTGGCGGGGAACTGGCCCTTCCTCACCACCCCCGGTCAGCTTCTCTTCACTTCCGACTCTCTGCTGACCTCCACCAAGAGCTCGGTCCCACTCCAGCCAACAGAGGAAGCTACTCTCATCCAACCCCAGTGGTCTACAGGAGAGGGACCTGGGGGGCAGCTCTGCTCCTGTGGAGCATGTAAGCTTCCACACGTCATTCATACCAGCCCTGGAACAAGGTACCCCAAGTGA